A genome region from Hippopotamus amphibius kiboko isolate mHipAmp2 chromosome 1, mHipAmp2.hap2, whole genome shotgun sequence includes the following:
- the IL4 gene encoding interleukin-4 isoform X1, whose product MGLTSQLIPVLVCLLACTSNFIHGHKHDITLQEIIKTLNILTARKNSCMELSVADVFAAPKNTTKKETFCMAATVLRQVYRQHNCLNKLLSGLDRNLSSMADKTCSVNESKKSTLKDFLERLKTIMKEKYSKC is encoded by the exons ATGGGTCTCACCTCCCAACTGATCCCAGTGCTGGTCTGCTTACTGGCATGTACCAGCAACTTCATCCACGGACACAAGCACGATATTACCTTACAAGAGATCATCAAAACGCTGAACATCCTTACAGCAAGAAAG AACTCGTGCATGGAGCTGTCTGTAGCAGACGTCTTTGCTGCCCCAAAG AACACAACCAAGAAGGAAACCTTCTGCATGGCCGCAACTGTGCTTCGGCAAGTCTACAGACAGCACAACTGCTTGAACAAACTCCTGAGTGGACTTGACAGGAACCTCAGCAGCATGGCAGACAAA ACCTGTTCTGTGAATGAATCCAAGAAGAGTACACTGAAAGACTTCCTGGAAAGGCTAAAGACGATTATGAAGGAGAAATACTCAAAGTGCTGa
- the IL4 gene encoding interleukin-4 isoform X2: protein MGLTSQLIPVLVCLLACTSNFIHGHKHDITLQEIIKTLNILTARKNTTKKETFCMAATVLRQVYRQHNCLNKLLSGLDRNLSSMADKTCSVNESKKSTLKDFLERLKTIMKEKYSKC from the exons ATGGGTCTCACCTCCCAACTGATCCCAGTGCTGGTCTGCTTACTGGCATGTACCAGCAACTTCATCCACGGACACAAGCACGATATTACCTTACAAGAGATCATCAAAACGCTGAACATCCTTACAGCAAGAAAG AACACAACCAAGAAGGAAACCTTCTGCATGGCCGCAACTGTGCTTCGGCAAGTCTACAGACAGCACAACTGCTTGAACAAACTCCTGAGTGGACTTGACAGGAACCTCAGCAGCATGGCAGACAAA ACCTGTTCTGTGAATGAATCCAAGAAGAGTACACTGAAAGACTTCCTGGAAAGGCTAAAGACGATTATGAAGGAGAAATACTCAAAGTGCTGa